The stretch of DNA GTATGAAGACCAAGTCACGCACCAGGCCTTGCCTGTGTATCGTCTTAGCCAGGGGTTCCCTTGGCTCAGTCTCATCTAGGTAAGAGAAGAGATGGTGTAGCCAGGCCAGGGACTAGCCGACTAGGTAAAGCTTGTCAGAGCCTGTGTGATGGACTAGCCTATTAGGTAGTGCTTGTCAGAGCCAGTGTACAGACCGTTTCACACCCAAGCTAGAAGTGCTCCCGGGCTGCAGTCTTTTCCGGGGTGTCAAGTGGTGGCTTTGACAGGCGCTGGGCCATGTCTACTCTCGCTAACCCACAGAAGCCTCTTGCGGTATACCGTTTTATTTGGAAAAGCCACAGGATAGTTACTGTCAAAACTATTTATTTGAAGTTTTTCACTTAATTtaaatatttgtagctacttttaaGTTATTACCCGCAGTCAACTTGTACAATAccttaggagataaagcagattgcTTTCtttatttcacctgtcacattatttttaTTTATGAAGCTTACCATAGTtctccagaacagttgagccagtcacgtgtttgtAAACAGCACAACAGGAGAAAGCGAGCTGGTGATTCCATAGCGTTCTAGATCTATTGATGAGTTTCTGTTTTGCGGCGCAAAAGGTGATGAAGTTACACTTGTATGCAATTCACGAGTAAATGTTTGCCATCATAAAATGGCTTTCTGCCAGAAGTCAAAGAACTCTGGATGAGTTATCTGTACAACTGCTTTTTTCCCCTGTGCTTCCTACTAGTGTTtttttctttctccttctttcttcTCCTATCTGCTCCatgtacacatgctgctcttccttcCATTCCAGTTACTAGCGATGCTTGTATAACTTTGAGTTTGATTTGCTTATCTTTGCAATtcgttttttctctttttttcttgtTAGCTTTTAGCTAACAGCGTCTGATTTCACTTCGTTTTTGCTAATtctgttagcattctggtaatagagGCCCAATGGGCTTTTTATGCGTTTTTAGTGCCCCCTTGTGTGCTATGCCGGTAATACAGTAAATCCCGGTACGAGAGAAGACCATATGGAAATCTCGATACCATCCAAACCTACCTGGATACACACATTTTACTCTGTGTCACAATGTTTGACGTGTGCCGGTGTGGAACACACAGGGAAAAATACTTGGCCTTACTTGCTGGCCTACATTTTATAACCCAGAAACGGTGTAATGACCATAACTGAAGCATAATCATAACAAACACACATCATGTCACATTCTCTTCCAGGAATCAAGGGATCTGTGTGTTATTGAAAGGGTGCCTTCAGTTTTCTCCCCTaggacagtggttcccaaactgaggcccttgtcattattattattattttttttttttttaaggaactCAATCCGGCtttaaacttactcttgaaagtcgTAATAGTAGAAGGCACAAGGTGCAattcctcttgtcatgttagcCATTGTATACCTTATGTCAGAAATATCCAGATCAACTAGTCCATTTTTTTATTTGTCACTttaatatcacatgaatacacattagacatggcaaaatgtatagaattgcaagaaaatttgctttaaactgcaacattttcattgcaccccatgacaaaatgtgtggaattgcaggaaattagctttaaacctGTGAAACTCTCTCCACCAATAAGAGGGGTgagaacagtttgtgtcatgaataGTGCTTGTACCAATAGAAATAGACGTGGCGCGTTCGCAGGGTggtgttccccaatgctggaagtgTGGCCCGAGTggaaaaagtttgggaacaccTGCCCTAAGAGATATTAATGGATTTTTTCTGCTCTCTCAGCCCACTGTGCTTACGCAGTGTCCCTGGGCTGGGCCCCTCACAGGTTTCTGGGCCAATGGGAGAGGCTTGGCACAACTCTAAGACACTGTGCGTTGATGAGAAAACACTGTCAGCAAGAAGGTGAAGTGATCAGAGTACAAGCTTGGTCAACAAATCAATCGTCACTGTCACTGACAAGGCAGAGATAATGGGTCTGATAATGAATGCCCCATGCTCTGGCATTGTGTAATGAAACAAAGGAGATGACAGTATGCCACTTCAGAAAGTTATTTATCTTACTGCAATGCACAGGAAACAATCAGCTTAGGCCTAGGTAGGTCCTATCTAAAATGCCGGATGCCTTGTTTTGCTGTCTCTCTTTACCCCATTTAGCCCTGTAATTGTTAAGTCCCTTTTCTCTACAGACTATTCAcaagttattttattttaactGATTAGAATTGAGGCTGGGCCTGAGCCAGTGGAACATTGGAACTGGGGCTTTAGTGAATGGCCGACAGACAGGCCGGATAGCAGAGGTAATTCATGGTGGAACACAAGCTTTGCTGGCTAAATGTTTCTGCTTGTCCAAGCTTTGGAAGTGTGTGAGTAAAGTTTGGTGGTTGTTAAGCAGATATAAATCCTTGACTTGGAGACTGACCAGTTCCAATGTAAGACAAAGTTAATTACAGAGACCACCTCTTCAGTGTTGGGACAACACCAGCCTGAAGGGAATCAACGGGAAATGGGCAGGTAGTGTAGTTTACTGCTAGTCTGCTACTGCTTGTAGCCTTTTGCCACCATTTACTGTTCCCCCTTGCAACAACCTGTAGACTACAGGTTCCTTACCAGCCAAGCCTCCTAAGCCTGTCTCTGTGCGGTGCTGGCTGTTCAGGCCCGTCTCGCCGGGCCAGTCTAGGATTGCCCTGTGTTGACTTGTGTGAGTAATCTGTGCGAGATCAGCAAAATGTAATCGCCTTTAGCTCTGGCCTGCCCAGGGCATTACTAGTCACCAGTAGTCACAGTGTGCGTGGCTGAgtgtgatgtggtgtgtgtgtgtgtgtgccacagcAGGGCTATTGTCCTGTTCAGCAGAATGTGGGGCTGTGTGGAGCGTTAGAGTCTCACTGCTGGCCTTCTGCTTTGTTTTAATCACAGGGATTTCAGATGGAGGCTCCACAGTTGTGATGCATTATTCATGTTTAACACATGCTACTTCACTACACACAGTCTTGGAGCTTAATCCAAAATGAATCTGCGCAGCGCTAAGTGTATTGTGGTTTAAAAGGATCTGTAAGGGTTGTGTATAGGCCCAGTTCTTACATATCTGTGCAGAAATTGTTAAAACATAAACCCAGCCAGTGCTGAATGCTATATCCTTGTGTTTTGCTGGTTCATACTTTTTTTTAGTATCCTTGTATTGACATTGGGTTTATGAGATGGGATATTCTAGGCAGAGCTGTTCCAGTTCCCTATGGTGTTCTAGGCTAAGCAATGTGACAACATCTGTGTCTGTCTACCAGGCTATAATACTGTGATAATTATGGCTacagacagtacacacacacatgtagttaCTCCTTGGACAAATAATGTCAAGATTTAAGAACAGGTCAGGTAAATACTGCATGGTGTATGTCTCTGTTGCTACAGTGACAACCAACTTAGTTccacactttgtgtgtgtgtgtgagttagtgCTAACCTCCTGTGTGACTGTGTATCTTGGCAGACTTCAGCCATGGCCACGACAGGCACAGGCGCAACTGAGCCAAACCGGCCAGGCCCCCAGAGGAAGATGTCCACCACAGGGGAGAGCTTGTACAAGGTGCTCGGCCTGGAGAAAGGATCTTCCGCTGAGGACGTCAAGAGAGCCTACAGGTAACACTCAGCTTGTCTCTGGTCGTTATAGCCACATAACCTGTAAGCCTGTTTCTCCATTTCCCCGGAGCAAGTTAATGATCAGCTTTATTCAGGAGTTGGTCCATCAGACACAGAACAATTACTTTTAATGAGGTATAAGCTCTTTATAGGATTCAGAGTTTTGTGATATTTGTATGTGGTGGTGTGGAGTGAGATTAatttattcatccatccattTGTTAATTCATCCTTCTATTTACAGGAAACTAGCATTGAAGTACCACCCAGACAAGAACCCAGACAACCCGGAGGCTGCAGATAAGTTTAAAGAGATCAACAACGCCAACTCCATCCTGAACGATGACGGCAAGAGGAGGATCTACGACGAGTACGGCTCCATGGGCCTCTATGTGTCCGAGCAGTTTGGAGAGGAGAGCGTCAAATACTACTTCCTCATGTCCAAGTGGTGGtttaaggtgagagagagagtacctcATAACCCCCCAAACCACCTTTAGTCTAACAGGGTAATATATTAGGTTATCCGGGGTGTAGTCAGTAATGCTGTAACCTTCGACAGTGGGGGTGAGTAGCCCCACTCTCCCAGCTGACTGTCTCAGTGATGACATACTGACTGGACTTCTTTCACAGCCACATCACTCACACACTCATCACACTAAGAGGTGCTGGGATTTTATTAGACATTGTTATGGATATAATTCACTGTCAAGTACTGTCTTCTCCGTGCATTAGACACCCTACTGTAATCCCTGTTGGGAGTACATTGACAGTATATAATTATTTGTGTATAATTGCTTTAACAAGTCTCATAGTTACCTCCCTCTGAACCTGTCAGTGTACTGTGTTTTTCTGTttcagacagacagatggctccAGGTGCAAAGCAGTCTTTATTTAGAATTGTGTTCTGGGTAGTTGTGCTCAGTAACTCTGAGATGTGTGGCCTTTGATGCTGAGTAGAGTAAGTAGAGAGGTCTAGATGCAGTGATGAAGATCCACTGACTGTCTCACAAACCTCACTCTGCTTTCACCTACAAAGAAAACTACAACGCAAAGGAACATTTCAGGGAGAAACAAAACCGCTCCACTTATGTATACCCTAGAAATGCTCGGTACAATAGGATTATTGAGAGCATCCACATGTATTACACTGTCTCTGCTGTTAATATCCCCTAGCTTCTTTCACTGGATCACCCTGTAGATCTGAGGCTAGACATAAGTTCTCCTGCGAGCAGGAAGACAGCGGGTGACTGTCCCGGCTGGGTATATGTGATCGGGAGAAGCTCCATACTGAtaatgctgtgtgtttgtgttatgcCCTTGTGCTGCAGACCATGGCCGTGTGCTGCACCGTcttctcctgctgctgctgctgttgctgctgctgtttctGCTGCGGGAAGTGCAAGCCGCCGGAGGAGGATGATCACTACCAGTACGTGGACCCAGAGGACTTGGAGGCCCAGATCAAAGCTGAGACGGACAGAGGTGAGACCACGCTGGGAGGGGACCGGGGAGTTTTTAAATGGGGGGGTGGTAGGATGTTTGGTGCGCTAGTAAGTAGGCTGGGGACTGTTTGGAATTGGGTAATAAACTAAGTATGCTAGTGCACATAGCCATTTTTCTATTGTATAGTATATACTATTATAGGTGGGATAGAGCTCATGAGGAGGGTAACAGGATAAATACCTGGCGTCCCTACACACTACCTCAGCGACAGGCCGCCCCGCAGATGTTGGTTTTTCAGCCTGACTTAACGCTGTCACTTCCTTTCAGAGGAGgaaagaagagggaggagaggcagggaaaCAGCAGAGCACAGTTGGGGCCAGAGCAGCCAAACAGGGATGGGTATGAGggaatggaggaggggggggggcaccagTGACTAGGCCAGCTAGGCAGGACTCTGGGTCTACAGAACCTGGTCCTGCCCAGGAGGTAGAGGCTGCAGGCTAGCCCTTAGATTACCTTGATGTGCAGGTATTTATAGCTTACTCATACTCTGAATGAGAGACTGCTGGTTCATATCATGTTGTTGTTTGGTATTTTTGGATGTGTAAAAGCTATGGATGTAGTGTCAGAACAGTGTGCAATAACATGTCAGCATTAACAGGTAGAGATGTCAACAGTGTTTATTTTCTTCTAACATTTCAAGCCCAACAAGAAGCTCTTTGTTTCACCCTCTCCCATCAGTGGTCCCCAGTACAGGTCAGAAAAGGGACAGGGGCTGGGACAGGAGCGAGATGAGGAAGATGCATGTAATCCTGTCAGATCTCAGAGGATTCTCTCAACCTCTTGTGTCATGTCCTTAActggttggtctgaggacaggACTCTCAGctccttcactcatgttgccTCTTTACACAGCATTTCACTCAATAGAAAACAGTCCCAAGGACTAGACTCCTAATTGCGTTGTTTTCTGTTCTGAGGAGTGATCAGTGACCATGGTGACCCCATAGTCACGACCCTTAGCCCAAGTGACTGTCACACCATTTGGACTTTCAGTATAAGGCGTTATAGGCAAAATGACGATGCAATTTGTTTTGGTATTGGTTTCAGAGATATTCACAACATGTTCAGGCGAATACCTAGATGATATGAATAATCTCCTCACCGTATCACACAAAAACAGGAACTGCAAACCAAACATGACAAGCTAACAGCACGAGGGCAGTATGGGTGTGGGGATAACATatcagtatactctggcccaatGAGCAGGCCTGGTTTATCTCATTCTGACAGACAGGTGTTTCTGTACGTTTGTGTTTTGATCCACCAGGTGACACGGTAATCATTGTGCAGCCCATACCTGTACCTATAGCTGTATCGAGTCCTGGGGCTGAAAGCATCAGCCTAGGCCCTGCCATCAGTCTAGGCCCTGCCATCAGCCTAGGCCCTCCCAACTGCCTAGACCCTGCCAACAGCCTAGACCCTGCCAATCCAGTGGTTGACTACCCGACCAGGCCAGTGGCTGCTGAGAACCCAGGCGAAACGTTGCCGGAGTCTAAATGACTCGTAAGCCCCCCGTCTCCCTGATGTACTTGCTGTACTCAACCCAGCTGCATCGTGTTCATCCGTCCCGCTTCCTGTGCACGTTGCCACGCCCCAGACCAACCCGTTTCACCAGACTGTGTTTGCTCATAGTGACACATGGTGCCTTTGTACTATGTTCAGCTGTTTTTTCGACTGACTCACTAACCATCCATTCTGTTTGCCTGTCAGTGTTGAGTTGCATGATGTCATGGCTGTTGCTTCAGAATGTTTTGAGCATGGCTGCATGTATGAGCTTGCCTTGTGTGTATATAATGTAGTGGACCTAATTTTGCTACAGATGGAGCAACTCGATAACAATAATTTCAGTTAATTGATCACTAAGCATTTTGTCAGTGTTTGGTCCATCGTGAATGTATCTGTAGTTACTATTTGCTGCCTTGATGATAAAGTGGATGTAATCTCTTTGTTAATTAGCCTAATATATGCCCAGTATACCATTACTTTACCAGTAAGACCACAGAGATGCTTATGCCGGGTGTACACTACGACTTTCAAAATCCTAACATCGCTGAGCCTGTCATGTTAAACAAACGTCTTTCCTGTAGTTTCTTGTCTTGCCAACATGGTGGTGCGCACAATAAACCATCTGGTGCAGACAAGGGGGTCACACACTACAAGAAGCTTCACTTCGTCGTGAGGATTCTCCATACCACCACGTAGTCTCGCGAAAACAATGATGTGATTAGATTGTTAATGTAGCTAGAACGAGCTGTGGCTCAAAGCAGTCTCATAAATGTTTTCTGTCAGACATTGACGCATGACAAACAGAGTTGAAATTTCTATTGCTTGTGAACTTCAGAGCTGAAACGAGTTGACGCTTTGGTTTATTAAGGCAAGTACAAACGCATCCTAGTAGTCATGGCTCCTGCTCGAAAGAGTCTACAACTTCTGGGTGACGCGAAACAATGTCATCATCTCACTGGTTTCTTTGGCGAGCGCTCATTGGCTTTTGCTGATCACCGGTCTCAAAACTTGTCGTTGCACATTTCACACTACAAAAGCATTGCAGATTTTGTGCCAGAATTCAACATGTTTGAAAATATTGAGATGTCTGGGGCTGCTCCAAGACGAGATCGGTAGCCCTCAGATTGCATCTCTGACCCGCTCACATTAAACGAGCGTCGGTGACAGCCGCGTGCCCCGAGTAGGCAACAATGAGGATTTTGTCTCCAATCTCAAAAATGCATCTGGAACAGCTAAATCGGTGCCCGACTTGTGTAGTGTACTACCGGCTTTAGGCGTTTTAATTGGACGTAACAAGTGAACTTCACAAGACAAAACAGGGCCCCACAGCAGCCAAGTACTCACTCAACCCACAAGACATTAGATGCCTTCAATAAACAGTAGCCGTCTATTCATATTCCGTCTATTCATATTAAAAACATCAATATAATGTCAGGCTGGTTTGTTGAAAACCTAGCCTGTGGATATGTGCTAAAAGCACAGTCCATTTGTCATGCTAACACAACCCTTTGACCCCCCTGGGGCCTTTTGTAGAGGTACATTACCTTTAGAAAGTacttataccccttgactttttccccaaaaaattgtgtttacagcctgaatttaaaattgattcatttgagattgtgtcactgatctagacacaataccccataatgtcagtggaattTAGTTTTttacaaaataatgaaaaactgaaatgtgTAGAGTAAatcagtattcaaccccttttatggcaagcctaaataagtacaGGAGTAAAACATGTGCTTAAGTCacaaaataagttgcatggactctgtgtgcaataagtgtttaacataattttatgactaccccatctctgtaccacacacatacaattatctgtaaggtccctcagtcgagaagTACATTTCAAGCAcaatttcaaccacaaagatcagggagggTTTCCAAAGCCTTTCAAAGGAGGGCACCTATTgggagatgggtaaaaaaaataaaaagcagaccctgaatatccctttgagcatagtgaagttatcAGTtatgctttggatggtgtatcaatacacccagtcactacaaagatacagatgtatttcctaactcagttgccagagaggaaggaaactgctcagggatttcaccatgcggCAAATAGTGATTTTAAAAtagttaatggctgtgataggagaaaactgaggatggatcaacaacattgtagttactccacaatactaacctaaatgacagagtgaaaggaaTGAAGCCTGTGCAAAATCAAACATGTTCCAGAACATGCATCCAGTTTGAAAGAAGCATTAGAAACTTAGAGTAAGTGTTTTCCATGAAAGACAGAGCATCATAGTCAGATCCTACATAGTCTGGAATATACTAATTCTCCAATATAGTCTGGAATATTCCAATGATATACACAGTATTAGGATGTCTTTTGAAAGTTTGTTCGTGGGGACATGTTCTAATGTCACCTGTGACAGTGgtagggacaggtgtgtgtgtgtggtgtgcagtGGGAGACCAATACCCCTAAGACGAGCCACTGCTGTCCTGTCACATCCGGCCATATGTGTTTGTCATCTCACCTCATACCTACTTCCTCAGCACCATCCTCTCTGTTGGTGCTCTGTTTGTTCAACACCATGATGCCTGTTGACATGTCAGTCTATGATTCTCTCTTTAGCATTACCAAAGTGATAGCTGGAAGCTTCAAGAGACTATGGCTATATAATGATGTTGAGATAATCCTATATTATTACTATCATTATATTGTAATCTGATATAGTAGGGGTAGTAGCCTAACTAATAGTACAAGTGCTTTCTAAGCAGTGCTCTGTGCTCTTCCTCTATGCTGCATATGGATGATGTCCCCTATAAGGAAAGTGACAGTGTGGATGAGCATCGCCAGGGGAGGGCAGGTAGGTTCATGGTACACACTTGGTCATGTTCAGTAGGGTacactgtagcaaaacattttgcaacggaaaacaaaaaTCTGTATCCTTACTGGACACGCTCAGGTAGCACATCCTTGTTTCAAAACGTTTTCcacctactgaacatgaccctcGTGGAGCTTTCAATATTTCAGGACCGGTTACACCTGAGAACAGTTAAGCAAGGGCCCAACTTTAGGTCATGCCTCCTGCTAATACATTCCCATGTGAATTGCTTCTAGTTGAGACAACAGGCTATTACTTGCTGGAATTTTTTGATAACAGGATTTATTGCAACAAAGCTAGATGAGAGTTGGAAGCTTCCTGTCAACAGGGTTTACAGAGATGTTGTGTAGACTGTCATGCTTCCAGCTTGTAAATACCCTGTGTGTACCTGGTAGCCAGACTTAGCACTTGTAGCCTCAGACTGGCTGCTTtaaattttttgttttttttactgtaGTTACAGGCTTTTGGCTTGTACTGTGTTCATGAACCTCAACCTGGACAGATGTTCCTATTGGGATGTTTCCGCATTGTCTTCCTCATTGGCATCAGGTCATCAttagtctatatctacagaaccctgatatgttatctgatgtttACAAAGTCATTGCCATTGATGTGTGAAATGCATTGGGATCATTGTTACCTGTCTGTACATGCCTGTTAGTTCTTCATTTGACTTCAGAATTTGACCGTTAGTATCATACAAACCATAGAGAATGCAGAAGCTACATTTATTCATAGAGCACATAGCCTATATGTAGCCTAGTCCTTTACCTACTCGTTATGGCATGGGACACTTGGCTAACTTTTCTCTATTGAGGGTTATTATTTTCCCCAGTGAGTCTGACACAGTTCAATGTCTTCCTGCAGGTCCTCGTGCCCCTATTGTGATCCAGCCACATTCCATCTCCATCGAGGTTCCAGAGACCTCCCAGCCTGCAGCCAGCCAGCCCACGTCCAAGCCCCAGCAGTGACCCTTCCCTCCCAGCCCCATCTACCCGCTGGAGCCCTCCCCTACGGTGGGAACGGCCAGGCCCCTGAGGTCCCCACACTGGAGCCCCCAGCAGCCAGCCAGGCCAACCGTCACTAgtgccagtcaaccagccagccagtcaaccccCCCATACTGTGGTACAGATCTAACTTAATGGACACGAGCGGCAGGCTGCCAAGAGACCAGGACTCCTTATGACATGATATATGTGTCTATCTATCCACCAAACTGAGGATTGGAACACTCTATCCCTCCGTTTCTATCCTCCCTCATCtatccccccctttctctctcttgtctctgttagaacGCTGTGGGATTGGAGACTCTCTTTTTAAGTTCAGTCTGAGTTTTAAATGGCCTGAGCCAAACATTCCACCTCCCCAGAGACTAAAGCATGGATCAGAGGAAGTAAAGGCTCCCAAACAGATTGCATGTGCTTCATTTGAACTGCATGCCCCTATTGTACAGCACTGGCAAATACATACCCCATACATCCACACCCCTGTACTACAGCCACCACCCCACCACTGCCAGCAATACCGCCAGCTGCAGGTGCTCCTACAGTATGCCACACAACCAGGGGTCTCCCCTCCACCGCCACCTGAAAGAGACCCAAGAGTGGGGCTGGATACAGTAGACATTCAAGAACAGTGAAAATGTCGGGTGGATAAAACAAGAAAAATTTGTTGATTGCTTAATTTAATTGCTAACTGTCACAATTATGTTAGTTCGACCAAAGCCAATCTAGATGCCACTCACTCCATGTGTTCAACAGTCAGCTCCCAAAGAGACGTTTCTCCTCATGCCACTAGAGCCAATCTGAGAGGATTGTTTAATTGAGGTGTGTGTATGCATTTGGGTCTACTATGCACTTTTGAAACCTGTGAAGTGGGTAAATGATCATTTCCAATGGACTGTTGGCTAACATGGGTCCAGCTAAGTGCTTACTGAAACCAATAGTCAGCACAATGCACTCTGTTTTGGGTGgaactgactactgactacagcTAGCTAACTGCAACCAAACGTCTTATCTAACGTTTCCCATCTCAAATGGTGGTTTTGCTTTGCATTCTCCTCATAGTCTGATGTAACATGGAGATACAGGGGAGTGGGTATGTACTGTGGGTGTCTGTTTGACCTAGCCACTAAGACCATGCTATGCCACATCCTAGATGACTACTTTGTTCGCTGTACTGCCTACAGAGATCCCATCACTGAATATTTTACACTTTTCATATGTTGATTTGACTTTTAAGAAGTAACACACCAGGCTGTTTTCCATGGGGTTTTGGTGGATTGATTGCCATATTTATTGTTTTATGGGCTGAAGAGGCACAACTACTAGTCTCAGTGATGAGATGATACAATGTCCGACAGCAGGGTTAGGATCTGTACAGATCACCCAACCAGCAGTTTATCTGTACTTAAGTACAGCTCTCTTTATAACCCTGGGGGTGCAGAGTCAGGGGTTTCTCAATGTTGTGTAATCAGAATAGTGAAAGTAGTGAAGTGAATGAATGTCATGTTGTCATTGAGAGTCAGTcagtcccaggtgtgtgtgtgtagcattgtACAAAATCGTTGTTGGTTTGTTCATGTAGTGCTGaggtcagtcagtcattcatccccctcccagTTTTTTTTGTGGTTTGTCATTTGAAAAGGGCATTCTGTGTTTCCTGAAGAGGGGCTAGTACATGGCGTTAACCACCTTGTGTTTTGGCTGAAGAACAACCCTGAAGATAAGCTAAACTAAAATGATGTCATCAAATGATGTCAAGCAGCCATTTTATATTTTGTAGCGCTCTTCTGAGTGTTTACATAGAAATTATCTATCAGCAGCATCCTTTTGTTACCGGAATTATTGCACCTTTTCTCGCCTCTTCATATCAGTAAGTTAACAGCTAAAACCCACCTGAAATGTCAGACTGTTGGTTGTGTTTTCACAAACCATAATAAACATAACAGTACAGTATCTGGCCCCAGGGCTCAGAGAGGAGGAATATATTTATTCTGGTGATCCTTATCTgctgtaaataataataatcacaaccACATGTGTCACATGCAAATAACATTTTTTGAGAATCCCTTTGAATGGGAAAGGTTTTAAGAATCAACCCCATTTAAATGGTGTACATTgtcctttatttatttttttatgtcaaACCGAAAGAGCTGTTTTAATTAAACACGTTGACAGACAGTTGGGAAGAGCGAACCCTAGACTAGCCAACGTGGTCCTTACCAAGGGGCAACTGGTTGACATAGGAGCTAGGCTATGTCTTAACTGGTTGACAGAAGAGCTAGGCTGTCTCAGCTGGTTGACAAAAGAGCTAGACTGTCTCAGCGGGTTGACAGAGGAGCTAGACTGTCTCAGCGGGTTGACAGAGGAGCTATGCTGTCTCAGCGGGTTGACAGAGGAGCTATGCTGTCTCAGCGGGTTGACAGAGGAGCTAGACTGTCTCAGCGGGTTGACAGAGGAGCTAGGCTGTCTCAGCGGGTTGACAGAGGAGCTATGCTGTCTCAGCGGGTTGACAGAGGAGCTAGGCTGTCTCAGCGGGTTGACAGAGGAGCTAGGCTGTCTCAGCGGGTTGACAGAGGAGCTATGCTGTCTCAGCGGGTTGACTGAGGAGCTAGACTGTCTCAGCGGGTTGACAGAGGAGCTATCCTGTCTCAGCGGGTTGACAGAGGAGCTAGACTGTCTCAGCGGGTTGACAGAGGAGCTATGCTGTCTCAGCGGGTTGACAGAGGAGCTATGCTGTCTCAGCGGGTTGACAGAGGAGCTAGGCTGTCTCAGCGGGTTGACAGAGGAGCTATGCTGTCTCAGTGGGTTGACAGAGGAGCTATGCTGTCTCAGCGGGTTGACAGAGGAGCTATGCTGTCTCAGCGGGTTGACAGAGGAGCTAGGCTGTGTCAGCTGGTTGACAGAGG from Salvelinus fontinalis isolate EN_2023a chromosome 20, ASM2944872v1, whole genome shotgun sequence encodes:
- the LOC129817431 gene encoding dnaJ homolog subfamily C member 5-like isoform X1; this encodes MATTGTGATEPNRPGPQRKMSTTGESLYKVLGLEKGSSAEDVKRAYRKLALKYHPDKNPDNPEAADKFKEINNANSILNDDGKRRIYDEYGSMGLYVSEQFGEESVKYYFLMSKWWFKTMAVCCTVFSCCCCCCCCCFCCGKCKPPEEDDHYQYVDPEDLEAQIKAETDRGDTVIIVQPIPVPIAVSSPGAESISLGPAISLGPAISLGPPNCLDPANSLDPANPVVDYPTRPVAAENPGETLPESK
- the LOC129817431 gene encoding dnaJ homolog subfamily C member 5-like isoform X2: MATTGTGATEPNRPGPQRKMSTTGESLYKVLGLEKGSSAEDVKRAYRKLALKYHPDKNPDNPEAADKFKEINNANSILNDDGKRRIYDEYGSMGLYVSEQFGEESVKYYFLMSKWWFKTMAVCCTVFSCCCCCCCCCFCCGKCKPPEEDDHYQYVDPEDLEAQIKAETDRGPRAPIVIQPHSISIEVPETSQPAASQPTSKPQQ